The stretch of DNA TTGTTATTAATGTGTGtaagcatatatatatatatatatatatatatatatatatatatatctacaatTTCTAGAACAGTTATCACATTTTTCTAACTTTTAATGTGATCAATTTATATATTGCCTCTTTTACAATATTCAAATGCTATGTATAGTGTCTTGTAGAGACGAGGTCACCAAATGATGCATTATATACTGTTTGTTTCCACATTGTCACATTATAAACTATACCAGCCCATTATCAGGCAGTGTTAAACTAGCATCACATCACTCTTTTGTAAACACTTGCTATGTCGCAATAAACTGCTCCTGAAGATTGTTATGTATTTAATTAAGAATTAATCATCAATCATATATGAAAAATGCATTCATGACAGAcactgatgttgatgatgaCTTCTACTACTACTTTACTACTTTCTCTTACAGCTTAAGTACAggtgtaaaatacatttaaatatacatgAGTACATTGGATcatttaaggaaaaaaaagcctttagTGTTAGACAGTGTTTGCAACATGGCAGCCGCTAACAGATTGAatactgtccaaagcaaaaaacaactgtaaggATCCCAATTTGACCAAGAAACCCCAAAGGTTTAGTTTTTCACTAATCATGTAGAAGGAATGCTGGTTTTATAACGTATTATCAAGAGTATTAGGGCCAGGggtgagaaaaacatttaaggAGGAAGTTTTTTTATCGTGATTATGCAGGTCAAGAAAAAAGTCATAATGTCAAGAATAAAGTCGAAATGTCGAGAATAATGTTGACATTTCAAGATTAAATTCGACCTTTTGAGACTACATCAAACAAAATGCCTTGTGTAGATGAACTGGTAAAACTGTTCTTAAGAATCGGCTTCAGTAACAAAGAAATTATTTCTCTTTTAGCTCATAACCATAGTCGTAGTTGTCAGTATAAGGACTTTGAAGAGATTGTGCCGAAAACTTTGTCCGTTCAGAAGGAAAAACCACACAAGCATGGAAGAGGTGGCCACATTCGTGCAAGCTGAAATTGAAAGGataatgaagtaaaaaaatTCCTCCTCTAATTTTTTTCCCTCACCCCTCACCCCTGGCTCTTCTGTAGTATCAAGTCCTGTTGGTATGTTTACCAAACTCATATGACAGGGGCACatactttgacacaacacctgTCTtctccattgagtgaatgcacatctgttcactcttgttttacctcagtttctatcaatctccctcttcaccttcctTGCCCCCTTCATAGGCagggttctttttctttctgcagtgCAGTTCCCACAGTTATTCCAGCTCTACTGCTGTAAACTGAGGTTGGAGACCAGAGAAAATAATGCCTCTTCTTGTTTTGGTTTCAGGATGGCAGACACACTTCCTTTGTGTTATAATTCATCATTGATTTATGCGGGAAAAATCCATACCAGTGGATAGGCCGAAGAAGAGCATCATGAAACAAAATGTAGAGGTAACCAATCTAAATGCAGATGGTGTCATTCTTCTAAAGTCAACACACCGTacaatcagtatttacttcagaataaAAAGTGGTCTGTtgccagttttttttgttgttttttttggctttattgacaggacagtcTAAGAGGTGACAGGtaacaggttgagagagaggaggagtgacacgcaacaaagggacccaggccgggagtcgaacccgggtccgctgcagcgaggacaaagcctctgtacatgggacacctgctctaccaactgagctaaacagaaCCCCTTGCTGCCAGTTTAAGTACCATTTTGAAGAGCTACGTTAATGTGTCTACATTAATAGACATGTGGTTAAAATTCTCAATTACAAGTCAAAGCTTAgaaatattaacattaaaatataCTTGAAGTATCAAAAATAAATTTAATTTTTAATCTTTTGAACTATTTAATAGGAACAAAggcaatataaatatataataatacagAAATAATATATAagatatcatttttatttataaatataataaaaagttGGAGACACTCATGTATCCCTCTCATATCGCTTGGTGTGATGTACTGATTGGCAGGTAGGGTATGCAATAGAGGACGggtctgtgttttcattgtcaaAAAAGGGTGTGGGTCGGTGATGATACCAAAATAGTAGCGTTGTAAATACATCTCATCGGTTTAAATCGTCTCCAACAGACAGCTCCTTTAACCAATGAGCAGCCTAAAAGGATCCTTGTTTTGATTTGTCAGCCAATGGGAGTGAGTGGAATTCCCGATTGGGCGGGGCTACTACATCCGTGCCAAGTTGTGCCATTTGTGAGCTCTTCAACAGACGGCGGCGGTGGCTGGGAGTACATCCAACACAAGTCGGCACTGATGGGGGAGTCCGGGCCAGCTACCAGAGTTGCTTGTTTAATTAGGAACAGGGATAAGGCCTGGTCAATCTGACTTCAGTGACAACTTTTTCGCTACGGTCTtggattttcccttttttaccTCGGGTTTTCTACTGGAGGCCACAGATACCTCGGGCTGGATTGGGCTATACACTGATCCGAGTGCGAAAAGGAATCTGTGGGCTTGTTTGTGAAGTCTCATGAAATGTATTTACCAGTATTTGGCGGCTTGAGGTCCTAACGTGTTTATTTTTTAGAGTCGGTGGTGTTTACACGATATCAAAAGGCGGAATTAAGGTGGACTAGAAAAAAGTTAATCAGCCAAGCTAACTTGTAAGCTAGCTTGCTATGAcgctagttagctagctaccTAGCAGCGAAACTCTAGcatgttgaatgaatgaatgaatgaattggCGACCACCTGCATTTATGTGCTTCCTGTTATTACAATAACACGTCGAATATTGTTGAAGACAACACTTCATTTTCTACAACAGAGCGAGCCTGTCTGGCTAACTCCTCTCTGACTGTTACACTAAGCCGCATACCCACAAATGGACAGGAATGCGATTCCTGGGAGTTGGCGGACAGCGGCGATTTAGCACTCAACCATAGTGTTGTGTTGTTACCGACTGTAGCGTGGTAATGTTTGTGAGGCTAGGTGGagctaactttagctagctAGAAATATTTGCACTACTTGGTCTTGGCTGCTACAGTGTGAAGCTTACGCCCGGCTTCGGAATGGGGAACACGGTGTCATGCTGCGTCTCGCCCGAGTCGAGCCCCAAACTACCCTCGAGACAACCGGTAGAGCGGCTCGAGGAGTTCCAGACCAGCACCGAAGTGAGCGATGATAACACCGTGCCCTACCTGCAGCACATCAGCGACAGAGAGGTGCCTGACGGTAGGTGTCCATTTGATACTCACACACCTGTGATGTGAAAACAGTTGGAACCTAATTTTCCTTTCCTGCGTTTGAGCCCATGTGCGTCACACCCATATAGTCTCACCATAACCCAGGCCCTACAGAGTGAAGAAGTCCCTTATATGACTCCCAAGGACATAAACTGATGACAGAATCAGCAGATATCCACACAGTATGTTTACGCCAGCTCAGTTACTTGTATTACACAGGGTCAATCTATAGTTCAACAATATACAACGACTTGATACACTGTCTTTCACAGCAGCAGgtaaatgcacacacagacacgctccTCAGCTGTTGCCAAGTCGCCAGACTTGTTTATTGCCATCCTGCTGCCAGCTTTGCACTGATGATGAGAACCGTCTTAGACAGCACTATTTAAATGAGCACTGCATCATGTGTGATTACACTGGCATTGCATTACAAATTAGACATTGATAAAGAAAACAAGCCTCTTGACTTCTGTGAGATGCATTTACCAGTCAGAAGTTAGCAATAAAAACAAGctctttgtcattttaatgCCCTGTCTTTCCCAACCTTAGCTTTGTTTCAGTGGCCAACCATTGATCTGGATGGGGGACAAATTAGGTATAAATAGAGCACTCAGAGTGTACTCGGTGACCAGGCCCAGTTTTGTAGTACTATCAGTCGTAGGGTCGTAGAGCCACTCCTCTCTGACTCGCAGACATGCGTAGTGTTCATTCCATTCATGTTGTTGTAGACAGACATGCGTGCTTCCAGACTGGTGAGAGCCGCTGTTGGCAGGGCAGGGGTCAGAAGCTGTCCAACTGTCCTTTGTACATTCCTTGGGTCTCCTTTTGCTGTCCTCACTCCACAGATGGCTGTCAACAACTAATCCTCTGTCCTTTATGTAATGTACTGTCTGCACAGATTTGGAGAAAGAACACAGTTCACTAAGTCGTGTTTAAACCGGtggtgtgttcatgtttgtgttgcttGAATTTACCCTTCTATCTCTATGTGAATGTCCACAAGTGAGTGGTCTAATACAGAAGCTACCAATACATCTACAGTGTAGAGTATTGTAAATTGTAGAACTTTGGAACAGTTTCCAAAAAAGGTTGACTATTGTagtgtagtttttttgttttgttttgttttctcctcgggccacaataatatattttttgcacACAGTAGCAAGCATTGTATGATGGTGAAATGGCACTTCtcttatatttacattttggataACGGGCTCGTAAATCTATTCttgctttaaaaacagttgTCTGCTAGTTGATGGGAATATTGATATGGAAATCATACCCATCTCTGGTAGACCTTATGTGTGTGCTTATTTATGGTAAAATGTTCAGTAAAATCTGAAAGTAACAGCAACAAAAACTTGAGTACTTGAGCAACAGTCATTAGGATTGTTAAACTATGACTTTAAAGTGAACAGTCTAGGAGTGATAATCCTTTTTATTCAGAGTCAGTTCACAACTTAATGTATTTAAGGTTTAGTTTGGTGATTTATGTCAAGTCTTTCACAGACTCCAACCCACAATTACTGCACCGTTTTGCTGTTCTATTGGTTTACAGTAGTTATTTATAATGGATAACAATAATCAACAGAATTATACTGTGTATTGTAATACACAATGTAGTTTGTGAGCTTGATCAATGTGTCAGCTAATGGTTTCCTGTCCTCTCCTTTGGTTTCTCCACTACTCAGCAGTGAGAGCTGAGCAGCCCACAAAGTGCCCTTTGTTGACAGAATGTCTCTATAAAACACTTCCGTGCGCTTTTTGTTTCCTCAGAACTGGCTCTGGAGTCTAACCCATCGGACCACGCCCGAGCAAGCACCATCTTCCTGAGCAAGTCCCAGACAGACGGTGAGCAATTataacatgacacacacacagaacagggATTCACATTAACTGTTTTCCTCAACAATACCTGGTGTGTAGTTGTCTAGGctgttttgatttaaatgtcCATTACTCACCAGAGCCACAGGCATCTTAAACAATCAAATCCATCAGTCAATAAAACAGGTCTTTTTCTATACTCAGACTTTTGTAATATCTTCAATTAACTGTAAACTGTCAATTCTGGTGTAAAACTACATGTGATTTAGACTGTTGCCTTGCTATAGTATTCCTGaactctgattccagcttcaaCCTGGCTTTGTTGAACATCTGTCTTCCTTTACAGTACGCGACAAGAGGAAAAGCAACCACATAAATCATATCAGCCATGTAAGTGTCAGAATCAAATAGTTGATCATACATTTGACTGCCTAATCGAATGTATATGCTACGTTATGTTGTTTGTTACTACAGGTCAACAGCTTGTGGACTTTTAATGGCAGATATAATAACAAATGTTTGGAGCAGGAAAAAGCTAACAGCCAATAAACTCTCACCCCTCAATCAACAACAATCTATACCTTTATTCATAACTGGGTATGTCAAAGtaacaaaatacattaatgaTATCTGGAATACTAAacatcaaattaatttaaaaaatctggtATCTCGATATATCTGTTTTAGGTTATTATTTTCCTTCAAAGCCAGGAATTTCAGTTGAGAAGATATTGAACTTCGTCAGTTTGGGATTTTGAAGGTAGCTTCATGAATTAATTGTGGCctctaaataaatatatttattttttcattaaatgtcTCCAAAACCACCACACCCAGACTGTCATGCGAGTTGGGTTAATCCAGAATCATATTGCTGTCAGTATGTAAACCCCATGATACATTAGAGCACTAAAGCTGTATGAATGGAGAGCATTTTACTGACAGTATTTGCTAATGCCCAGTCATTAGATAAGGCTAGTGCATCCGGCTCAAGCGAAGATACGCTAGAAAAATGTAGTCTCATGAATGCCAAAAcgtgttttttggggggcaaACAGTGACTAAATATCTCATGATTTGTAACAAGAATATACAACAGTTTACAACGGCCAGTACAGCTGCAGAGATTTAGTACATATTTTTTCTTGCTTCTGGAGTGTCAAAGTAGCGCAAATTCAGACATAAAGACCGATTCCTGTCCCCTGATCAGTACATGTTGTTGTATCTCAAGGTATCTCCTGGTCCGATGTCAAAGAAATACAGCTCCTGTTCAACAATCTTCATTGACGACAACACCGTCAGCCAGCCAAACCTCAAAAGCACAATCAAATGGTGAGagaatttcacacacacacaggcacacacaatgCTGTGCTGTCCAAAAGTCAGTAAATTCACATGAGAAAATCCTGTTGCATCACAGCGTGGTAATCTTGAAGTAATACTTAATGGATGCATGACCGAAACAGATGTTCTTACGCCTAATTTAGGACAATCCTTTGTATTGCCATGATTTTGGCGAAGCTGCAAAACCACATTTCATCAGGATTATCTCAGTGTTCCTTTAAATGAAGCCTCTATACAGGAGGTCAGACACACAGGATACTATTCACCATTGAAACTGTTTTTATTGAAGctaaaaaacactaaaatgaaTCCACACTATTtgtattttcctctgttttctctccagtgtcACGTTAGCAATATACTACCACATCAAAAACAGGTTTGTGTACATTTATAATTGAATCTTAATCATGTATTTTGCAGATTTTTATGTTGCTAAAGctggtatgtgtttttaagTATGTTATGTGTTTTTAGGGACTCGGGCAAGTCGCTGGATATCTTTGATGAGAAGTTGCACCCCTTATCAGTGAGTATGTTGATAAGATTTCCTCAAACTCAGTCTGAGTCTCAGCACCTTGCTCCCATCAGGAAGGCAGGTGAACGAAGGGTTATTCCTTCAAGCCAGTGGTTTTGATTAGTCAGTGGTATTGAGATCTTGCTGCAGTACTTGCATGTAAACCAAACAACTGGAAAACCATGACCAACAATGTGACACTTTTGTTCCTTCAAACTGAGATAGTTCAGCACTGATCTGCTATTAAAGGCTATCCATAATACTGTGCCAAAAGTAGCACTTCATGAAAAAGGCCGTGATTCACTAGtttaaaaacaagaggaaaatatTGTCCGTTCTCATCCTCTCTTGTGGTATTTATAGATGATTTCCATGCGTTCCTAACCTTGTGATAATGAGGCGTTAGCGGTGACTCATTCTACAGTGTAGTTGTTTGACTTTGGACACTTAAAGGTTAGTTTTTGGAGGGCCAGTCCAATCTAAAGATGACATCAAATAGAGGTGAGGGGTACAAGGGAATTTTGTGACAAACCTAATATCAATGTTGACATTATCTCAAGCCCCATTGTAAAAGTAACACTCGGATGGAACAAACAATGCAACTAAGTGACTGCTTGCGGACTTGTACATTAAAGTGGAATTCCAGTATTTTTCAACTGTTGTACGTACTTTCAGAATGTGATCTCGGTGTAAGCTGGAGGTTTACTCGACTTGCATATTCCAGTTTAAGTTTAAATTGATAATGAATTTTAACAACAGAACCAAAAAGTACCCTTCTGACATGTCAGGATAGATGACTTCCCTCCCctcagacgtgtgtgtgtctgtgtgtgtttgtttgtgaactGTTTGTCCCATACAGAGAGAGCCAGTACCCGATGACTACTCCCGCGTTGACCCAGAACACAAAGTGATCTACCGCTTCGTCAGAACACTCTTCAGTGCGGCACAGCTCACTGCAGAATGTGCCATTGTCACTCTAGTAAGTATGTCTCTTCACAGTGCTGTGGTGCACACACTTAATTTCGCTTACACCGATATATTGTTAGAATTATGATGTGCCAAAAATTGAACTCTAAGAACACTGgacacatcattttttttatgtattgggTTCAAATATATGTGATTGAGTTTAAGTACATATTAAATAGTATTATTCAAATCAGACACTCCGGTCTGCAGTTTATCATTGTAATTTTTGTTAGACCTTTAGAATCCCGTATCAAGCCAGGGACCTTTTTGTAGATGGCGCAGTCTCCAGCAAGTGGTGGACTTAGTGAGGTTAAATACTGTGTTATCATTATAAACTGGACACCAGAGGGCAGTAAATATCTACAAATTGACTTGTCCCAAATATCACTTGACGggtgagtgtttttgttttgatcacaCAGCACAGATTCTACGTCAGAGAAGATTCAAAAGCATTAGAATCTAGGAGTAGATGGGTCCTTGATTGCATTTGATAAATAGGAATAGGATATCCATAAAACCAATCTCACAGGTTTCATCCccacatgtccttttttttgttaaatgttgtaACAGACTGGGCAGATATGTTGCAGGATGTAGCGATCAAAGAACAATGCAAGTCAGAAGAGACACTTGACAATTTCAGGTTTTAAATTAAGCAAATATGCTCCTCGTCTTTTGCTGGTGAATGACTATTTTGCCAAAGAGGTGCAGACGCAAAAATACAAAGCAAAGCATATGAATAATCTAGTTTTCTAAATGGCTAGCAAGCCTGAATTTATCACTAATGTTTTAGTTTCTACAGTTAGTAGCATTGCCTTTCATTTGTTCACATCTGTTCTGAGTAAAGTATGAACTAAAAATACGACCATACCATCAGCCACAATTGTCTATGTTgttacaagaaaataaaaccgtTTTACTAGATGCAACATTTGTAAAGTAGTGGTATAAATCGTGGAACACACTGCCTGCTTGTGAAATGCATGACGGCTGTGTTGCTGATCTGCTGCGACTCGCGTACTTTTGTGTCCACACAGGCAGCATTGCTGTTGCAGCGTGGCTCCTGCCTGCCTCATCTTCTTACATGGAGTTTGCCTTTAACAATAACAGTGAGAAagcgagagggagggaaagaaagaaacatgttgTGCAGGAAAAAACTGTCCCACCCCTGTGGTGTGTATTCTCTTCGTGTCTGGTATGACGTCAATATGACTGTCGACAGGTCGTTTTGAGGTCTATTTTTGCCAAGAATCACTCGtattttgctgtaaaaataggCGAGACTCCGAATCTCACAAATGATGTGCcactgcagcagcttctctTCACGCGACTGTGTGTCTGCTCTAACCTGTTAACATGGACGCGGAAATAAAAAGCAAGATGTCCACCACGCACAACTGCTGCTGATGCAGACGGTGTGTTCAGCCCATCATACAGTTACATGTGTATTATCACTAAACACACGTATTGGGGAAATTTGCTGGTTCATAGTATGCAAACTTTGACATACGCCAGCCCCAACCTGACTGTTGTTCATAGTAATATTCAACTATGAAAACTTTGAGTTCCAAATCAATTTTTTGATGTTTAAATGTTCCTCTTCCTGAAGGTGTATTTGGAACGCCTGCTAACCTATGCTGAGCTGGATATCTGCCCTGCCAACTGGAAACGCATTGTCTTGGGAGCCATCTTGTTGGCTTCTAAAGTCTGGGATGACCAGGCTGTGTGGAATGTTGACTACTGCCAGATCCTTAAAGACATCACCGTGGAGGACATGTaagtttgtcttgtttttaatgtgttttttttttaaggcaaagCATACTGAAAATAAGGAAGATGTAGACAGACACCTGTTTCAATCTCGGGTCATTTCTGTGGGAACAGGCATCGTAGAGAATTTCACTTAAGATACTATGTTCAGACAACAGACATTTAAACTTTACAAAGTTTTAGGCTGTCTAATTTAGAAACTGGACCCTGCTACTTCACCGTTCTAAAAGCCAACACATGAAGTTCTtctgaagagggaaaaaaagaagaggaagaagatttGATGCATATCAGACAGAGCTAACATCGTGTCAGCTGTCATTTCGAGGGGTGGCACGTGTGTTGCCAATTTCGACACCAGCAACCTTAAGTGTTTGAAGACACATTATGTGAAGGAGAGCGACAAAACTGCTCTCTCTAAACCTTATGAGACAGTGAGGGAACACATTTCATGTATGCTGAAAGACATGCAGGCATTCAGCTTAACTACTGATATTTGGACCACTGACGTGTGCCCCATGTCTTTGCTGAGACTGCACACTGGGTGAACACAGTATTGCAGTCAACATTTAACCTTttaatttctgtatttatttaagtCGCCATTGCACTTCTGTTTCAAACTGTTCTATTAAAGAAGCGGTAAGTGTTATCGGAACATCACTAACCTAGTGTCACTTGAATATTTTCCCAGGGCGTAGGCAATCTGTGTATTAGAAATTGAATGTGAGGGTGTTATTTTGGGTGGAAGAGTTTGAGTTGCTCAGGTTATGGTGAGATGTAGGATGccaaatctgattttttttttttgttgttgttgttggttatATACAGCCTCTGCAACTGTAGAGGAAAGGAGAACAATTGGAAGGATGGAGGGTAGCATAAAGGATGTTGAAGAAAGACTTATGAAGCAAAATA from Sparus aurata chromosome 9, fSpaAur1.1, whole genome shotgun sequence encodes:
- the ccnyl1 gene encoding cyclin-Y-like protein 1, whose amino-acid sequence is MGNTVSCCVSPESSPKLPSRQPVERLEEFQTSTEVSDDNTVPYLQHISDREVPDELALESNPSDHARASTIFLSKSQTDVRDKRKSNHINHISHVSPGPMSKKYSSCSTIFIDDNTVSQPNLKSTIKCVTLAIYYHIKNRDSGKSLDIFDEKLHPLSREPVPDDYSRVDPEHKVIYRFVRTLFSAAQLTAECAIVTLVYLERLLTYAELDICPANWKRIVLGAILLASKVWDDQAVWNVDYCQILKDITVEDMNEMERHFLELLQFNINVPASVYAKYYFDLRQLADDNNLNFPLEPLNNQRAQKLEAISRLCEDKYKDLSRAAIRRSFSADNLIGIRHYNAVLS